In Citrus sinensis cultivar Valencia sweet orange chromosome 4, DVS_A1.0, whole genome shotgun sequence, one DNA window encodes the following:
- the LOC112498966 gene encoding uncharacterized protein LOC112498966 — protein sequence MAFTKMIQAAFLLLMATSVLRVDGKIGQEKVVSLGGDGFSKTHKVEWGKPNPEEGMDVDYYKKWASSRNFTTGDTIGFAYNNRTDNVKLVQRRESESCIRRTRPIKAFNTGSDSIHLKFRSHYYFLSDFPGHREAGQKLEVVTTDSSLPRTPTNLPHPHVDPNIVNIGYPVYVERVVDRLRYNVTLEFYCGCASGPRPS from the coding sequence ATGGCTTTTACAAAGATGATACAAGCTGCTTTCCTGCTGCTGATGGCAACTTCTGTGTTGCGTGTTGATGGTAAAATTGGTCAGGAGAAAGTAGTGAGTCTCGGAGGTGATGGTTTTTCTAAAACTCACAAAGTTGAATGGGGAAAACCAAATCCAGAGGAGGGCATGGACGTGGATTATTACAAGAAATGGGCATCTTCCAGGAACTTCACTACTGGAGACACCATCGGGTTCGCGTACAACAACCGGACAGATAACGTGAAGCTAGTTCAACGCAGAGAGTCTGAGTCATGCATCCGAAGAACTCGGCCGATCAAGGCCTTCAACACTGGCTCCGACTCAATCCATCTCAAATTTCGTAGCCACTACTACTTTCTGTCCGACTTTCCAGGCCACCGTGAAGCAGGACAGAAGCTTGAAGTCGTGACTACAGATAGTTCTTTGCCGCGGACACCGACTAATTTGCCTCACCCGCATGTGGACCCGAATATTGTTAACATTGGTTATCCGGTTTATGTAGAAAGAGTCGTCGACCGGTTAAGGTATAATGTAACACTCGAGTTCTATTGCGGATGTGCGAGCGGACCTAGACCTAGCTAG
- the LOC102629198 gene encoding LOW QUALITY PROTEIN: dihydrolipoyllysine-residue acetyltransferase component 1 of pyruvate dehydrogenase complex, mitochondrial (The sequence of the model RefSeq protein was modified relative to this genomic sequence to represent the inferred CDS: inserted 1 base in 1 codon), with protein sequence MKRDKKYIKRVNKIHEPRAIRRVKCRATFKVNLDKKSKTWVTRSFVPEHSHEFAANFKTQFLRSHQMVKDSDNAIPNSMKTVDEENRVANLFWVDSIARLDYSYFGDVLAFDSTYKTNEYRKPLVILLGVNNHYAITVFGCAILADEIVETYTWVLETFLFAMNNKKPYLSSLMEIERCIKQLKRYLAKILALEGSKDIAVGQPIAIIVEDPGDIGSVKNSVTSGTEINGEKXTHHDSKDDAKVQKRSFTKISPSAKLLIPEHGLDASSLQASGPYGTLLKGDVLAAIKSEKASSRSSSHTEKTSPSFHPQTSPAVSQGSNLELSDSFEDLPNTQIRKAIARRLLELKQTAPHLYLSSNIVLDPLLFFRKELKKHNIKVSVNDIVIKAVAVALKNVPEANSYWNVETEEIVLFDAIDISIAVATEKGLMTPIVRNADQKSISAISMEVKELAERAGKLAPHEFQGGTFRYNI encoded by the exons ATGAAAAGGGATAAGAAGTATATTAAGCGTGTAAACAAAATTCATGAACCTAGAGCTATTAGAAGAGTCAAATGTCGAGCAACATTCAAGGTAAATTTAGATAAGAAGTCCAAAACTTGGGTTACTAGGAGCTTTGTTCCAGAACACTCTCATGAGTTTGCAGCAAATTTTAAGACTCAATTTCTTCGATCTCATCAAATGGTTAAAGATTCTGACAATGCTATACCTAATTCAATGAAAACAGTTG ATGAGGAGAATAGAGTTGCAAACTTGTTTTGGGTAGATTCTATTGCTCGTTTGGATTATAGTTACTTTGGGGATGTTTTGGCTTTCGATAGCACTTACAAGACAAATGAGTATAGGAAGCCTTTGGTTATTCTACTTGGTGTTAACAATCATTATGCAATAACTGTTTTTGGATGTGCAATTCTCGCGGATGAGATAGTTGAGACCTACACATGGGTGCTTGAAACATTCTTATTTgctatgaataataaaaagccATATTTATCATCACTGATGGAGATAGAACGATGcataaagcaattaaaaag GTACTTGGCCAAGATACTAGCACTTGAAGGCTCAAAGGACATAGCCGTGGGTCAACCCATTGCTATAATT GTTGAAGATCCAGGTGATATTGGATCTGTGAAGAATTCTGTTACCAGTGGTACTGAGATcaatggggaaa aaacccACCATGATTCTAAAGATGATGCTAAGGTGCAGAAAAGGAGTTTTACAAAGATCAGTCCATCAGCTAAATTGCTTATCCCAGAACATGGATTGGACGCATCATCATTGCAGGCATCTGGTCCTTATGGCACTCTACTCAAAGGGGATGTTTTGGCTGCAATTAAGTCTGAAAAGGCATCTTCAAGAAGTTCTTCACACACAGAGAAGACATCCCCATCATTCCACCCACAAACCTCACCTGCGGTATCTCAAGGGTCAAACTTAGAACTGTCAGATTCCTTTGAAGATTTGCCCAATACTCAAATTCGCAAG GCTATTGCAAGAAGGTTGCTGGAATTGAAACAGACCGCaccacatttatatttatcttcaa ACATTGTACTGGATCCTCTGCTTTTTTTCAGAAAGGAGCTGAAA AAACATAATATAAAGGTTTCGGTGAACGACATTGTCATTAAAGCTGTAGCAGTTGCTCTAAAAAATGTTCCAGAAGCTAATT CTTACTGGAATGTCGAAACAGAAgaaattgttttgtttgatgCCATTGATATATCGATAGCAGTTGCTACTGAGAAG gGACTAATGACTCCCATCGTACGGAACGCAGATCAGAAATCTATTTCTGCAATCTCCATGGAG GTTAAGGAACTAGCTGAAAGGGCAGGGAAGCTTGCGCCGCACGAGTTCCAAGGAGGCACTTTCAGGTATAATATCTAG